A portion of the Saccharospirillaceae bacterium genome contains these proteins:
- a CDS encoding aminotransferase class III-fold pyridoxal phosphate-dependent enzyme, producing MSNKPNRDALLATAHTHMPMGVADSYRYWGDENTVFVKNMKGCTITDEDEQTFVDFRLAYGPIILGYRDERIDNAVIDSIRNIGTMTGFSTKMDSDVIELVKSMCPQIEKMRFANSGTEAVLGAIRTARGYTGRNKVVVVEGGFHGLYDEMMWKPDVDSWNPESGTVPEIKSFGGGIPEASREHLETVSLNDGDALDEVFSRVGDDIAAIVIEPIMGNCGSIASTPHYMQKLRDICDQNGSLLIIDEVKTGFRVAKGGAQQLYGIYADLTTYAKAMGNGYPVAAFGGKAAIMDKISFGKDGVTHGGTYTANLIALSAAKATLSTLRDTDALDSINATGKKIQGILANVFDKFGVDHRFAGPDSMFGIHLGTIVPQNYRDWKQTNSDLYTEFAHNLIRHGVMLEPDSREPWFICEAHKEMDFDWLARVAEQSMQQALDAQ from the coding sequence ATGAGTAATAAACCCAATCGCGATGCCCTGCTGGCTACCGCTCACACTCATATGCCAATGGGCGTTGCCGACAGCTACCGCTATTGGGGCGACGAAAACACCGTATTCGTTAAGAACATGAAAGGCTGCACCATCACTGATGAAGATGAGCAAACCTTCGTGGATTTCCGTCTGGCTTATGGCCCAATCATTCTGGGGTACCGCGACGAGCGCATCGACAATGCGGTGATCGACAGCATCCGGAATATCGGCACCATGACGGGCTTCTCCACTAAGATGGATTCCGACGTGATCGAGCTGGTGAAATCCATGTGCCCTCAGATCGAGAAAATGCGTTTCGCTAACTCAGGCACCGAAGCCGTGTTGGGAGCTATCCGCACCGCGCGCGGTTATACCGGCCGCAATAAAGTGGTTGTGGTCGAAGGTGGTTTCCACGGTCTATACGATGAAATGATGTGGAAACCTGACGTAGACAGCTGGAACCCGGAGTCAGGCACAGTTCCGGAGATCAAATCATTCGGAGGAGGAATTCCAGAGGCCAGTCGTGAACATCTGGAAACTGTTTCTCTGAACGACGGCGATGCCCTGGATGAGGTCTTCTCCCGTGTTGGAGATGATATTGCGGCCATCGTGATTGAGCCAATTATGGGAAACTGTGGTTCGATAGCCTCAACGCCGCATTACATGCAGAAACTGCGCGATATCTGTGATCAGAACGGCTCACTGCTGATCATTGATGAGGTAAAAACCGGTTTCCGTGTTGCCAAAGGGGGCGCACAGCAGCTATACGGAATTTACGCCGATCTGACCACCTACGCCAAAGCCATGGGTAACGGCTACCCGGTTGCAGCCTTTGGTGGAAAAGCCGCCATTATGGATAAAATCAGCTTTGGGAAAGATGGCGTTACCCACGGCGGAACCTACACAGCAAACCTCATTGCTCTCAGCGCTGCCAAAGCGACCCTGAGCACATTACGTGACACCGATGCGTTAGACAGCATCAACGCCACCGGTAAAAAGATTCAGGGCATTCTGGCGAACGTGTTCGATAAGTTTGGCGTTGATCACCGCTTTGCTGGTCCGGATTCCATGTTTGGTATTCACCTGGGCACGATCGTGCCGCAGAACTACCGCGACTGGAAACAAACCAACAGCGATCTGTATACCGAGTTTGCACACAACCTGATTAGACACGGCGTTATGCTGGAACCGGACTCTCGCGAGCCATGGTTTATCTGCGAAGCGCATAAAGAGATGGATTTCGATTGGCTGGCACGCGTGGCTGAGCAATCGATGCAACAAGCCCTGGACGCGCAATAG
- a CDS encoding cyclic nucleotide-binding domain-containing protein yields the protein MRRVTREEYPLETLQRAVNSVTFFKDLIHHDSAQFELLMSVTQFVTADNEEVIIKKGENANILYFLLKGQLTVLSGDERSEVIGEINPGEMFGVMAMLLNFKRSASIKVNSKNALLVGIDFQHFSDIEDFSLFSMETKISFFRMLANNLRWTLERNKMQMPDHPLVASLRKIPLISAPKNTEEELQALHQQTHALADLVREWNESLSEDREGEWLRF from the coding sequence ATGCGCCGTGTGACCCGCGAAGAATACCCTCTGGAAACTTTGCAGCGTGCTGTGAATAGTGTCACATTTTTCAAAGATCTGATTCACCACGACAGCGCCCAGTTTGAACTGTTGATGAGTGTCACGCAGTTTGTCACCGCCGACAATGAAGAAGTAATCATCAAAAAAGGCGAAAACGCCAACATTCTGTATTTCCTGCTGAAAGGTCAGCTAACGGTGCTATCGGGCGACGAACGCAGCGAAGTGATTGGCGAAATTAATCCAGGTGAAATGTTTGGCGTAATGGCTATGCTGCTGAATTTTAAGCGCTCTGCATCGATCAAAGTAAACAGCAAAAATGCTCTGCTGGTGGGAATCGACTTTCAGCACTTTTCAGATATCGAAGACTTCAGCTTATTTTCAATGGAAACGAAAATCAGTTTCTTCCGGATGCTGGCTAACAATCTGCGTTGGACATTAGAGCGCAACAAGATGCAGATGCCAGACCATCCACTGGTCGCAAGCCTGCGCAAAATCCCCCTGATCAGTGCGCCGAAAAACACGGAAGAAGAATTACAGGCACTGCATCAGCAAACACACGCTCTGGCTGATCTGGTGCGGGAATGGAACGAATCACTATCGGAAGATCGTGAGGGCGAATGGCTCAGGTTTTAA
- a CDS encoding acyl-CoA desaturase codes for MTISLSSARPDPDTLNAFQQDLDAIRDEALARRGQQDADYIRKIIRIQRGCEIVGRIVLVAGFIPPLLSVWWLFLLAGIALLSLAKILDNMEIGHNVMHGQYDWMNDPHINSRNFNWDIAADSDSWKRYHNYEHHTYTNIIGKDRDFGYGLLRLSDDLPWRPKNRFQFITYVLLSVLFQWGVAYHEVAAERIFMGKRRLNSSLPISRQQLKKDFFAKINKQVFKDYIFYPLLALPIGLLAGAGWAIFGWVLLANLMANLIRNLWTSTIIFCGHFTEEVHTFDEKECQNETRGQWYYRQILGSSNLEGKRWFHILTGHLSCQIEHHLFPDVPAPHYVWMAKRVAAVCEKYDIPYNVGSFGHQYLTVVKRVWKYSWPDKKDRPRGSLAAG; via the coding sequence ATGACAATTTCTCTTTCTTCTGCACGTCCCGACCCGGATACGCTCAATGCCTTTCAGCAAGACTTGGACGCTATTCGAGATGAGGCGCTGGCCCGCCGTGGTCAGCAGGATGCTGATTATATTCGTAAGATTATTCGCATTCAGCGCGGCTGCGAAATTGTTGGTCGCATTGTTTTAGTGGCTGGATTTATTCCACCATTGCTATCTGTTTGGTGGTTATTTTTATTGGCAGGGATCGCGCTATTATCGCTGGCAAAAATCCTCGATAATATGGAAATCGGGCACAACGTGATGCATGGTCAATACGATTGGATGAACGATCCCCATATCAACTCACGTAATTTTAACTGGGATATTGCTGCTGATAGCGATTCCTGGAAGCGCTATCACAATTACGAACATCACACTTACACCAATATTATTGGTAAAGACCGCGATTTTGGTTACGGCTTATTACGGTTGAGTGATGACCTTCCATGGCGTCCGAAAAATCGCTTTCAGTTTATTACGTACGTTCTACTGAGTGTCCTGTTTCAGTGGGGGGTGGCGTACCACGAGGTTGCAGCCGAGCGTATATTCATGGGTAAACGCCGCTTAAACAGCTCACTGCCGATCAGTCGTCAGCAATTGAAAAAAGACTTTTTTGCCAAAATCAATAAGCAGGTATTCAAAGACTATATCTTCTACCCATTGTTGGCGTTGCCGATTGGTTTATTGGCGGGTGCAGGCTGGGCAATCTTTGGCTGGGTATTGTTGGCGAATCTTATGGCGAATCTGATTCGTAATTTATGGACTTCGACGATTATTTTCTGTGGCCACTTTACCGAGGAGGTACATACTTTTGATGAAAAAGAATGCCAGAACGAAACCCGAGGGCAGTGGTATTACCGCCAGATTCTGGGTTCTTCTAACCTGGAGGGTAAGCGCTGGTTCCATATTCTTACCGGGCACTTGAGCTGTCAGATAGAGCACCATTTATTTCCAGACGTGCCAGCACCGCATTACGTCTGGATGGCCAAGCGAGTGGCGGCAGTGTGTGAAAAATATGATATCCCTTATAACGTTGGCAGCTTTGGTCATCAGTATCTGACTGTGGTTAAGCGGGTATGGAAATATTCCTGGCCGGATAAAAAAGATCGTCCGCGTGGTTCTTTAGCCGCGGGATAA
- a CDS encoding iron-sulfur cluster-binding domain-containing protein has product MSISDVAIKGRSSLRQSFAWRWLADSLTQQQQFSDYAEPLMQMITPNWSSVYSRARILMVRPESDDVFSLIIRPQKNWARHTFTGGQHLELITERDGARHHRTFSISSSPDYFRKTGLIELTIRVQPEGKITPWLRTHFADGGLANISAAKGDFRLAASDDNKPLLMIAGGSGITPFRSMLQQLRDRQSDRAVHLLYYARNKEQFLFPQEFLRLQNELADFRVSLMDSSQLGTITDSHLSRCDFDLSDDDTRVMICGPTPMIQAAKEVVAGLGASEDRVMFEYFGAAPIDQIQGVEGRQYISCQSSSTQFISDSEKPQTLLDLAEQAGLKPVSGCRIGVCHQCICKKQSGVVYNTKTGQTSDTGPGEIQLCVSVAVSDVALDL; this is encoded by the coding sequence ATGAGCATATCCGATGTTGCCATAAAAGGCCGAAGTTCACTGCGTCAGAGTTTCGCCTGGCGCTGGCTGGCTGACAGTCTGACTCAGCAGCAACAGTTCAGTGATTACGCCGAACCGCTGATGCAGATGATTACGCCGAACTGGAGTAGCGTGTACAGTCGTGCTCGTATTCTGATGGTACGCCCTGAATCCGATGATGTATTTTCTTTGATTATCCGTCCGCAAAAAAACTGGGCAAGGCACACATTCACTGGCGGTCAACACCTGGAGCTGATCACGGAGAGAGATGGCGCTCGTCATCATCGTACCTTCAGCATTTCCTCTTCCCCGGATTATTTCCGTAAAACCGGATTGATCGAGCTGACCATCCGTGTTCAACCCGAGGGTAAGATTACCCCCTGGCTGCGAACGCATTTTGCTGATGGTGGGCTGGCGAATATTTCCGCAGCCAAGGGCGACTTCCGCTTAGCCGCCAGTGACGACAATAAACCTTTACTGATGATTGCCGGTGGCAGTGGGATCACACCGTTCCGCTCAATGCTGCAGCAGCTACGAGACCGTCAGTCTGATCGTGCGGTTCATCTGTTGTATTACGCCAGAAATAAAGAGCAGTTTTTATTCCCACAGGAATTTCTGCGTCTGCAAAACGAACTGGCCGATTTTCGCGTCAGTCTGATGGATAGTTCGCAGCTGGGTACCATCACTGACAGTCACTTATCGCGTTGTGACTTTGATCTCAGTGATGACGATACTCGGGTCATGATTTGTGGACCAACGCCAATGATTCAGGCGGCCAAAGAGGTGGTTGCTGGTTTGGGAGCCAGCGAAGATCGGGTGATGTTTGAGTATTTTGGTGCCGCGCCCATTGATCAGATCCAGGGAGTTGAGGGCCGCCAATATATTTCCTGTCAGAGCAGCAGCACACAATTCATCAGTGACTCTGAAAAGCCGCAAACCTTACTGGATCTGGCTGAGCAAGCCGGACTCAAACCGGTCAGCGGTTGTCGAATTGGTGTTTGTCATCAATGTATTTGTAAGAAACAAAGCGGCGTGGTCTACAACACCAAAACCGGACAGACTTCAGACACCGGTCCCGGGGAAATTCAATTGTGTGTCTCGGTTGCTGTATCTGATGTAGCACTGGATTTATAA
- a CDS encoding alpha/beta hydrolase, whose product MRFQSVFLDVNHDHKLHLMHISQPGHQGIPVLMVHGMVEDGRIFYHPSGKGLGHYLAQQGYDVYVADLRGIGKSTPKINKHSQHGQTETIRDDLPALIRFVLQTSDQPRLHLVAHSWGGVYLNSALLRSPGLVPSVISSVYFGSKRSVRANTLDRYFRIEIVWNRLSPFLTRRNGYLPAVRYKLGSDNETRKTHQQCVDWVMHDEWIDTDDGFDYGAAAEYTRLPNTLYYAGQRDYSLGHRYDVKRFMAESGPHSSEYRLLSQDTGHALDYDHINMLTAPECVDDHFPQLVHWMQLQQTL is encoded by the coding sequence GTGCGCTTTCAATCCGTTTTTCTCGATGTAAATCATGATCATAAATTGCATCTGATGCATATAAGCCAACCTGGCCATCAGGGCATTCCAGTACTGATGGTGCATGGCATGGTTGAAGACGGACGAATTTTTTATCACCCCAGTGGTAAAGGTCTGGGTCATTATCTGGCGCAGCAGGGTTACGATGTATATGTTGCTGACTTGCGCGGCATTGGCAAAAGCACACCAAAGATTAACAAGCACAGTCAGCATGGACAGACTGAAACCATTCGGGATGATCTGCCAGCGCTGATTCGATTTGTGCTACAAACCAGTGATCAACCACGTCTGCATCTGGTGGCCCACTCCTGGGGCGGGGTCTATCTCAATTCAGCCCTATTACGCTCGCCAGGTCTGGTGCCATCGGTGATTTCATCGGTGTATTTTGGTTCCAAACGAAGCGTGCGAGCGAATACTCTGGATCGTTATTTCCGTATCGAAATTGTCTGGAATCGCCTATCGCCGTTTCTGACCCGCCGCAATGGTTACTTGCCGGCGGTCAGATACAAACTCGGCTCAGACAACGAAACTCGTAAAACCCATCAGCAGTGCGTCGATTGGGTGATGCATGATGAATGGATCGATACAGATGATGGGTTTGATTATGGTGCTGCGGCAGAGTACACACGCTTACCCAACACCTTATATTATGCTGGCCAACGGGATTACAGCCTTGGCCACCGTTACGACGTAAAACGTTTTATGGCGGAATCTGGCCCCCACAGCAGCGAATACCGTTTGTTATCACAGGATACCGGTCATGCACTCGATTACGACCACATTAATATGCTGACGGCACCAGAATGTGTTGATGACCATTTTCCGCAGCTGGTGCATTGGATGCAGCTTCAGCAAACTCTGTAA